The sequence below is a genomic window from Herpetosiphonaceae bacterium.
GCGCTGCTGCGCTTCTACGCCGATGAGCAGGGCTTCAGCGACCTGACGCGCAAGGACCTGACCGCGTGGTATCCGGTGGTCGCGCGCTACAGCAACGCCACCGACCCGGCGGTCGCCCGCTTCTACGCCGACGAGGTGTACAAGCTGCTCAACCAGGGCTTTAGCGGCCTTGGCAGGCAGGGCGAGCACCTGATGGTCGGCGCGGAGGAGATTCGGCCCAGGCGCGGCAAGTATGAGGATGTCGTCAGCATCGAGTCGACGGACTACGCGCCCGCGCTCTGGAATCCGGCCCACTCCGGCAACTACACCGTCGCCAACCGCGAGAGCGACTACCCGATCAACTATGTGATCATCCACACCACGCAGGGCTCGTACGCGGGCGCGATTAGCTGGTTCCAGAACGACGCCTCCAACGTCAGCGCGCACTACGTGATCCGATCGAGCGACGGCCAGATCACGCAGATGGTGCGCGAGAAAGACATCGCCTGGCACGCTGGCAACTGGACGTATAACACACAGTCGATCGGCATCGAGCACGAGGGCTGGGTGAACGACCCCTCATGGTACACCGACGCGATGTACCGGGCGTCGGCGGCGCTGACGCGCAACGTCTGCCTCAAGTACGGCAT
It includes:
- a CDS encoding N-acetylmuramoyl-L-alanine amidase — protein: ALLRFYADEQGFSDLTRKDLTAWYPVVARYSNATDPAVARFYADEVYKLLNQGFSGLGRQGEHLMVGAEEIRPRRGKYEDVVSIESTDYAPALWNPAHSGNYTVANRESDYPINYVIIHTTQGSYAGAISWFQNDASNVSAHYVIRSSDGQITQMVREKDIAWHAGNWTYNTQSIGIEHEGWVNDPSWYTDAMYRASAALTRNVCLKYGIPMDRAHIIAHSEVPGATHTDPGPNWNWNYYMQLVTQSPAWESIVDNSSSNFTASANWGVSTYSSQRYGADYRYANPQAISDAAWYKFTVPASANYEVFVWYAANSGYNSSTPYVVVTSSGNRSVNVDQRVNGGRWVSIGTFALSAGTYNAVGVSRWTSGTGYVIADAVKLVRR